One part of the Thermodesulfobacterium commune DSM 2178 genome encodes these proteins:
- a CDS encoding NAD(P)-binding domain-containing protein, whose product MEKPLERVKIAIVGGGPAGIACAIEAKAKGLEPVVVLEKHKEVCYTISKFYKPGKRVDADYRDKNVKPIGLCSFETETKEEFLERINSWIKQWKLDVRLNSEVTNIVKNNGDYEIWVKDKPTFLAEFVIIAIGIFCAPNKPEYPIPSELKNRVFFEPPDVALENKKILVVGGGNTAAEVSLQFCDKNEVHLSYRRPYFFRINETNLNLLYQKEKEEKIKLLLGTDIIQIAPEGEKIKVFFKDETTEFYDVIIYCLGGTTPKNFLKKIGIELDEKGNPILNEHLETNLPKIFLAGDLAVKGGNILKAFNSAHTIIEKITEYEKNRA is encoded by the coding sequence ATGGAAAAACCCTTAGAAAGGGTAAAGATTGCCATAGTAGGTGGTGGCCCTGCAGGTATTGCCTGCGCGATAGAAGCCAAAGCTAAAGGGTTAGAGCCTGTGGTGGTTCTGGAAAAACATAAAGAGGTATGCTATACCATTTCCAAGTTTTACAAACCAGGGAAAAGGGTAGATGCTGATTACCGAGACAAAAACGTCAAACCCATAGGGCTCTGCTCGTTTGAGACAGAAACTAAAGAGGAGTTTTTAGAAAGGATTAATTCCTGGATAAAACAGTGGAAACTTGATGTAAGACTTAATTCTGAGGTTACCAACATAGTCAAGAATAACGGTGATTATGAAATCTGGGTAAAGGATAAGCCCACATTTTTGGCTGAGTTTGTAATCATTGCTATAGGTATCTTTTGTGCACCTAACAAACCAGAATATCCCATTCCTTCTGAACTAAAAAACAGGGTATTCTTTGAACCACCAGATGTAGCCTTAGAAAACAAAAAAATTTTAGTGGTAGGTGGAGGAAACACAGCAGCTGAGGTAAGTCTTCAGTTTTGTGACAAAAACGAGGTACATCTTTCTTACCGAAGGCCTTATTTTTTTAGGATAAACGAAACTAACCTAAACCTTCTTTATCAAAAAGAAAAAGAAGAAAAAATCAAACTTTTATTAGGGACAGACATAATTCAGATAGCCCCTGAAGGTGAAAAAATAAAGGTCTTCTTTAAAGATGAAACGACTGAGTTCTATGATGTTATCATCTACTGTTTAGGAGGAACCACTCCTAAAAATTTTCTAAAAAAAATCGGAATAGAGTTAGATGAAAAAGGAAATCCTATCCTAAACGAACATCTGGAAACCAACCTTCCTAAGATTTTTCTTGCAGGAGACCTTGCGGTCAAAGGAGGAAACATCCTTAAAGCCTTTAACTCAGCCCACACCATCATAGAAAAAATCACAGAATACGAAAAAAACAGGGCTTAA
- the obgE gene encoding GTPase ObgE: MSRFVDQAKIYVKAGNGGDGCVSFRREKYVPKGGPDGGDGGDGGDVILMADPQVHTLYDFYHQVHFKAENGRPGMGKKMKGRDGEDLILRVPVGTVVKDAETGEVLGDLVTPGQTLVVAKGGKGGRGNARFATPVRQAPRIAEKGTPGEERWILLELKLIADVGLVGFPNAGKSTLLSRISAAKPKIADYPFTTLEPNLGVVSLLEGGSFVVADIPGLIEGAHKGIGLGHDFLRHIERTRVLLYVLDITKKEEVLKDYQVLKEELRLFNPRLLEKEYFIALNKIDTIADQEEIERIVCLFPEEDQPKIFPISAVSGQGVVQLIYALWRKINEILQTSDKEIIQGQ, encoded by the coding sequence ATGTCAAGATTTGTAGATCAGGCAAAAATTTATGTTAAGGCAGGTAATGGTGGTGATGGCTGTGTAAGCTTTAGACGGGAAAAATACGTGCCTAAGGGGGGTCCAGACGGAGGCGACGGAGGGGATGGAGGGGATGTTATCTTGATGGCAGACCCTCAGGTCCATACCCTGTATGATTTTTATCATCAGGTACATTTTAAGGCTGAGAACGGTCGCCCTGGGATGGGCAAAAAGATGAAAGGAAGAGATGGGGAAGACCTTATCTTGCGTGTACCTGTAGGTACTGTTGTAAAAGATGCAGAAACCGGAGAGGTTTTAGGTGATTTGGTAACTCCTGGTCAAACCCTGGTAGTAGCCAAAGGAGGTAAAGGCGGCAGGGGGAACGCAAGGTTTGCTACCCCGGTCAGACAGGCCCCAAGAATTGCTGAAAAAGGAACCCCTGGAGAGGAAAGGTGGATTCTGCTTGAGTTAAAATTGATAGCAGATGTAGGACTGGTTGGTTTCCCTAACGCTGGGAAATCTACCCTTCTTAGCAGGATTTCTGCAGCTAAACCCAAAATCGCCGACTATCCTTTTACTACCCTTGAGCCTAATTTAGGGGTGGTAAGTCTGTTAGAAGGAGGGTCTTTTGTGGTGGCTGATATCCCAGGGCTGATAGAAGGAGCTCATAAGGGGATTGGTCTTGGGCATGACTTTCTAAGACATATCGAACGCACAAGGGTTTTACTCTACGTGCTTGACATAACCAAAAAAGAAGAGGTCTTGAAGGATTATCAAGTACTTAAAGAAGAACTCAGACTTTTTAACCCACGTTTATTAGAAAAGGAATACTTTATAGCCTTAAACAAGATAGATACGATAGCAGACCAAGAAGAGATAGAAAGAATCGTGTGTCTTTTCCCTGAAGAAGACCAACCAAAGATTTTTCCTATCTCTGCGGTATCAGGCCAAGGGGTGGTTCAGTTGATTTATGCCCTTTGGAGAAAAATAAACGAGATATTACAGACCAGTGACAAAGAGATCATTCAAGGACAATAA
- the galE gene encoding UDP-glucose 4-epimerase GalE → MAKPKILITGGCGYIGSHVAKLLVQNGYEVVIIDNLSTTGKKIPYGKFYQVDLAVEEKVEKILKEEKPEAVMHFAASIVVPESVAFPLKYYRNNVENTLKLLSAMSRAKVKKFVFSSSAAVYGIPKTIPVPEDAPLEPINPYGRTKAMIERVLEDLSHAEALDYIALRYFNVAGADPEAELGPAYNQPTHLIIRALKTAKGEYPYLEIYGTNYPTPDGTCIRDYIHVMDLAEAHILALEYLLDGGKSLVLNCGYGVGVSVRQVVEAVKKVTGVDFKVIETERRPGDPPVLIADNRKIKSLFSWEPKFQNLEIIIQHAWAWEQKIK, encoded by the coding sequence ATGGCAAAACCTAAAATTTTAATCACCGGTGGCTGCGGATATATAGGGTCTCATGTAGCCAAACTTTTAGTCCAAAATGGATATGAAGTGGTTATCATCGATAACCTTAGCACCACCGGAAAAAAAATCCCCTATGGCAAGTTTTATCAAGTAGACCTTGCCGTAGAAGAAAAGGTAGAAAAAATCTTAAAGGAAGAAAAACCTGAGGCTGTGATGCATTTTGCAGCCTCTATCGTGGTTCCTGAAAGTGTAGCTTTTCCTCTAAAATACTACCGCAATAACGTAGAAAATACCTTAAAACTTCTTTCAGCGATGAGCAGAGCCAAGGTTAAAAAGTTTGTTTTTTCCTCTTCAGCGGCGGTTTATGGTATACCAAAAACCATTCCTGTACCAGAGGACGCACCTTTAGAACCCATCAACCCTTATGGTAGAACCAAGGCGATGATAGAAAGGGTCTTAGAGGACCTTTCTCATGCAGAGGCTTTAGACTACATAGCCCTAAGATATTTTAACGTGGCAGGGGCAGACCCAGAGGCTGAGTTAGGACCAGCCTACAACCAGCCTACCCATCTTATCATAAGAGCCCTTAAAACCGCTAAAGGAGAATATCCCTATCTTGAAATCTATGGCACCAACTATCCTACCCCAGATGGGACCTGCATCAGAGACTACATCCATGTAATGGACTTAGCCGAGGCTCATATCCTTGCCTTAGAATACTTGCTTGATGGCGGAAAAAGCCTAGTTTTAAACTGTGGGTATGGGGTTGGGGTTTCGGTAAGACAGGTGGTAGAGGCTGTAAAAAAGGTCACAGGGGTTGACTTTAAAGTAATAGAGACAGAAAGACGTCCTGGAGACCCTCCGGTTTTGATTGCCGATAATCGAAAAATTAAGTCTCTTTTTTCCTGGGAACCTAAGTTTCAGAACTTAGAAATCATCATCCAACACGCCTGGGCTTGGGAACAAAAAATTAAATAA
- a CDS encoding exo-beta-N-acetylmuramidase NamZ family protein, giving the protein MAKPLKSLFGVDLFFSQGLYQVYQKYKVALLCNQASLDETFTPTFIRFKQAFGKNFRLIFSPQHGLYSEKQANMIGSYDEVEPFTQTPVISLYGPRLEPEPYHLEDIDVVFVDLQEVGCRVYTYIWTMFLLLKVCFNLGKKVVVLDRPNPIGGKIEGPYLEEDFRSFVGLDPLPLRHGLTIGELALLFKKRHFPGLDLEVVPVKGYRKSLLWKELGRPWVLPSPNLPSWWCSLVYPGQVLLEGTNLSEGRGTTLPFLVFGAPYLRIEKVLNFWEKLDLPEKNHVFLRPFVFEPTFDKWKGSRCFGFQLYVKDPVRFQPVKTTLILLRFIKENFSEFEFLEIPYEFEEKKRPIDILVGSKPVVDWLEGKREIDLDFYLYYNLKNYQEEIASILMYE; this is encoded by the coding sequence ATGGCAAAACCTCTTAAATCTCTTTTTGGCGTAGACCTGTTTTTTTCTCAGGGGCTTTATCAAGTTTATCAGAAGTATAAAGTTGCCCTTCTTTGCAATCAGGCCTCTCTTGATGAGACCTTTACCCCCACCTTTATAAGGTTTAAACAGGCTTTTGGGAAAAACTTCAGGCTTATCTTTTCCCCTCAGCATGGGCTTTACTCAGAGAAACAGGCTAACATGATAGGGTCTTATGACGAAGTGGAGCCCTTTACCCAAACCCCTGTGATAAGTCTTTATGGCCCAAGGTTAGAGCCAGAACCTTATCATTTAGAAGACATAGACGTGGTTTTTGTGGACCTGCAGGAGGTTGGCTGTAGGGTATATACCTATATCTGGACGATGTTTTTGCTACTTAAGGTGTGTTTTAACTTAGGGAAAAAAGTAGTAGTCCTTGACAGACCAAACCCGATAGGAGGAAAGATAGAAGGCCCTTACTTAGAAGAAGATTTTAGATCCTTTGTAGGCCTCGACCCTTTACCTTTAAGGCATGGTTTAACCATAGGAGAATTAGCCTTACTGTTTAAAAAACGACATTTTCCAGGTTTGGATTTAGAGGTAGTTCCTGTAAAGGGTTACAGGAAAAGTTTGTTATGGAAGGAACTTGGGAGGCCTTGGGTTTTACCTTCCCCTAACCTTCCTTCCTGGTGGTGTAGCCTTGTTTATCCAGGTCAGGTGTTGCTTGAAGGTACCAACCTTTCTGAAGGTAGAGGCACAACCCTACCCTTTCTGGTTTTTGGTGCTCCTTACTTAAGGATAGAAAAGGTGCTTAATTTTTGGGAAAAATTAGACCTTCCAGAAAAAAACCACGTATTTTTGAGGCCTTTTGTTTTTGAGCCTACTTTTGATAAATGGAAAGGCAGCCGTTGTTTTGGTTTTCAACTATACGTAAAAGACCCAGTAAGGTTTCAACCAGTTAAAACCACCCTTATTTTGCTAAGGTTTATAAAAGAAAACTTTTCGGAGTTTGAGTTTTTAGAGATCCCTTATGAGTTTGAGGAAAAAAAACGTCCGATAGACATTTTGGTGGGTAGTAAACCGGTGGTTGATTGGTTAGAAGGGAAAAGAGAAATTGACCTTGATTTTTATCTGTATTATAATTTAAAAAATTATCAGGAAGAGATAGCCTCTATTTTGATGTATGAGTAA
- a CDS encoding DHH family phosphoesterase — protein MAKKSNNKTIRFKSNKERVSYLLKLFEKKDRVLIVIWADPDSLASALAFKRILQNRVEKVTIANINEITRLNNKVMVEVLKIPLVKYCPKLLEEHNKFVLVDSQPSHWEEFKNISWDVVIDHHPLFSEIYAKYYDIRPDYGATATILYEYLKTLKIKPSVYLATALVYGIKTDTSNFEKSANIHDVMAFQNLYKHMNKHLLSKIESSSLRRSELRYFKIALDQLKFRKNRMFTYVGKVSNTDVLVLIADFFNKVYETSWVFVGGEYKKVLTIIIRCDGYRKNAGKMANRLFKDIGSAGGHREKARAEIPFANLSTPPELFNTDKLIKLFDKYFKLIDRKEKEKVKE, from the coding sequence ATGGCTAAAAAGTCAAACAATAAAACGATTAGGTTTAAGTCTAACAAGGAGCGGGTAAGTTATTTACTGAAGCTTTTTGAGAAGAAAGACAGGGTGCTTATCGTTATTTGGGCAGACCCTGATTCTCTGGCTTCAGCTTTGGCTTTTAAAAGGATATTGCAAAACCGGGTAGAAAAGGTAACCATAGCTAACATAAACGAAATAACCAGGCTTAACAATAAAGTGATGGTAGAGGTTTTGAAAATACCCTTGGTTAAGTATTGTCCAAAGTTGCTGGAGGAACATAATAAGTTTGTTTTGGTTGACTCTCAACCCTCTCACTGGGAAGAGTTTAAAAACATCTCCTGGGATGTGGTGATAGACCATCACCCTCTTTTTAGCGAAATCTATGCCAAGTATTATGACATCAGGCCTGATTATGGAGCTACGGCAACTATTCTATATGAATATTTAAAAACTTTAAAGATCAAACCCTCTGTCTACTTGGCTACAGCTTTGGTTTACGGGATAAAAACAGACACCAGTAACTTTGAAAAAAGTGCTAACATCCATGATGTAATGGCTTTTCAGAACCTTTATAAACACATGAACAAACATCTTCTTTCCAAGATAGAGAGCTCAAGCTTGAGGCGGTCTGAACTCAGGTATTTTAAGATTGCTTTAGACCAGCTTAAGTTTAGAAAAAACAGGATGTTTACCTATGTAGGCAAGGTGAGTAATACTGATGTTTTAGTGTTGATAGCTGATTTTTTCAACAAGGTGTATGAAACTTCTTGGGTGTTTGTAGGGGGTGAATACAAGAAAGTGTTAACTATCATCATTCGTTGTGATGGTTATAGAAAAAATGCAGGAAAAATGGCTAACAGACTTTTTAAAGACATCGGTTCTGCAGGAGGGCATAGAGAAAAGGCTCGGGCTGAAATTCCTTTTGCCAACCTTTCTACCCCTCCAGAGCTTTTTAATACCGATAAGCTTATCAAACTTTTTGATAAGTATTTTAAGTTGATAGATAGAAAAGAAAAAGAGAAGGTAAAAGAGTAA
- a CDS encoding N-acetylmuramoyl-L-alanine amidase, with protein sequence MKKFKLIPKNWITLIFFWSFFLLLVGGFSQVKGATKSYSTPKASQEYVYHTVQKGETLEKIAKKYNLSIAELKRLNNLKKDKLSVGQKLIVGVKKDQPKKEETKPKTSQGAEIYHTVQKGETLKTIAQKYGITPEEIKRLNNLKTNKVKVGQKLLVKKEEPSTREKLKTTEKKEYVYHIVKKGESLDSIAKRYRVSKEELKRLNHLRSEILTPNQKLIIRPKEEDEGSYSSQPSKPLEEKETSFQALEKKFEGLKNSPKVSRKQWVRLAEEYKRFYLLYPNNPLAPKAVLQAAQAYYQAYTKSLRKSDLNQAVKNYQRLLTYYSNSAETEEAYYMLAKIYGEELSDKNLAERYKKELEQRFPKSAYLAQLKPLPQRSSPATQKEIAKKKKKKRETFEFYTSNQTAQEPKITLAPQVVPKRSETKVNAQPAPALVADAKRVLEVSPVTGEDYTRIIIGVSGNFEYQTNILKSPTPRIYVDIYPANLDPKVPKEIELKDVHLQKVRVGQFDKNVVRVVVDLKSLTSYKIFKLKDPHQLVLDFTGKEKMPSTVIATKPKKSKSLSSKKKQPEDKQEYINLARQFGLGIKRIVIDPGHGGEDPGAVGPTGLKEKEVNLQIAKLLAQKLKEHLPEVEVILTRNTDVFIPLIQRPAIANSKKGDIFISLHTNASPDPNARGIEVYYLNFSTDPESMRVAALENSASDKTLSDLQDLIKAVLSNTKLSESKLLAEKINQYLHQTLVRFYPDTTSRGVKYAPFLVLVGTRMPAVLVEVSFITNPVEESRLKNPHYLEMVAEGIAKGVESYMQTLKLSQNFHGKTS encoded by the coding sequence ATGAAAAAGTTCAAACTAATTCCCAAGAACTGGATTACGTTAATTTTTTTCTGGTCTTTTTTTCTTCTTTTGGTAGGGGGATTTTCTCAAGTAAAGGGGGCTACTAAGTCTTATTCTACTCCTAAGGCCTCTCAAGAGTATGTTTACCATACCGTGCAAAAAGGCGAAACCTTAGAAAAAATAGCCAAGAAATATAACCTTTCTATAGCTGAGTTAAAGCGGCTTAATAACCTAAAGAAGGATAAACTTTCAGTAGGACAAAAGCTTATCGTTGGGGTCAAAAAGGATCAGCCAAAAAAGGAAGAAACTAAGCCTAAAACCTCTCAGGGGGCTGAGATATATCATACCGTTCAAAAAGGTGAAACCTTAAAAACGATTGCTCAGAAATATGGAATAACTCCTGAAGAGATAAAACGACTAAACAACCTAAAGACCAATAAGGTGAAAGTCGGGCAAAAGCTTTTGGTCAAAAAGGAAGAACCCTCTACCAGAGAAAAATTAAAAACCACAGAAAAAAAAGAGTATGTATACCACATCGTAAAGAAGGGAGAAAGTTTAGATAGTATCGCCAAGAGATATCGTGTTTCTAAAGAGGAACTTAAAAGGCTTAACCATCTCAGGTCAGAAATTTTAACACCAAACCAAAAACTTATCATCCGACCAAAGGAAGAGGACGAAGGTTCTTATTCATCTCAGCCTTCAAAACCTTTAGAGGAAAAAGAGACGAGTTTTCAGGCTTTGGAAAAGAAGTTTGAAGGGTTAAAAAACAGTCCAAAGGTTAGCCGAAAGCAATGGGTGAGGTTGGCAGAGGAATATAAGCGGTTTTATCTTCTTTATCCAAACAACCCTTTAGCTCCTAAGGCAGTGTTACAAGCAGCTCAGGCTTATTACCAGGCTTATACCAAATCTTTGCGAAAATCAGACCTGAACCAAGCGGTGAAGAATTATCAAAGACTTTTGACTTATTATTCTAACTCAGCTGAGACAGAAGAAGCCTATTATATGCTGGCTAAGATATATGGTGAGGAGTTATCTGACAAAAACCTTGCTGAAAGATATAAAAAGGAGCTTGAGCAAAGGTTTCCTAAAAGTGCTTATCTTGCTCAACTAAAACCTTTACCTCAGCGATCTTCTCCTGCTACTCAAAAAGAAATCGCTAAAAAGAAGAAAAAAAAGAGAGAAACATTTGAATTTTATACTTCAAATCAAACCGCTCAAGAGCCTAAGATTACTTTAGCCCCTCAAGTGGTACCTAAGCGTTCTGAAACCAAGGTAAACGCTCAACCTGCTCCAGCTTTAGTAGCTGATGCCAAAAGGGTGTTAGAGGTTTCTCCGGTAACAGGAGAAGACTATACCAGGATTATCATCGGTGTTTCTGGAAACTTTGAGTACCAGACTAACATCCTTAAAAGTCCTACTCCAAGGATTTATGTAGACATCTATCCAGCAAACCTTGACCCTAAAGTTCCTAAGGAAATAGAACTTAAGGACGTACATCTACAAAAGGTAAGGGTAGGTCAGTTTGATAAAAACGTAGTAAGGGTTGTGGTTGACCTAAAAAGCCTTACTTCTTACAAAATTTTTAAGTTAAAGGACCCTCATCAGCTTGTGCTTGATTTTACCGGCAAAGAAAAGATGCCTTCTACTGTTATAGCTACCAAACCTAAAAAATCTAAGAGTTTGTCTTCTAAGAAAAAACAGCCCGAGGACAAGCAGGAATACATAAATCTTGCGAGACAGTTTGGTTTAGGGATAAAAAGGATAGTAATAGACCCAGGACATGGGGGCGAAGACCCAGGGGCTGTAGGACCTACAGGGCTCAAAGAAAAGGAGGTTAACCTTCAGATAGCTAAACTGTTAGCGCAAAAACTTAAGGAGCACTTGCCAGAGGTAGAGGTAATTTTAACAAGGAATACCGATGTTTTTATCCCCTTAATTCAGAGGCCAGCAATAGCTAACTCTAAAAAAGGAGACATTTTTATCTCTCTACATACCAACGCCTCTCCTGACCCTAACGCAAGAGGTATCGAGGTGTATTATCTTAACTTTAGCACAGACCCAGAGTCTATGAGGGTTGCAGCTCTTGAAAACTCAGCTTCAGACAAAACCTTAAGCGACCTTCAAGATTTAATCAAGGCAGTTCTTTCTAACACCAAACTTTCAGAGTCAAAACTTTTGGCAGAAAAGATTAATCAATATCTTCATCAAACCTTAGTAAGGTTTTATCCTGATACCACTTCTCGAGGGGTGAAGTATGCTCCTTTCTTGGTTTTGGTAGGTACAAGGATGCCTGCTGTTTTGGTAGAAGTATCTTTCATAACCAATCCTGTAGAAGAGTCACGACTTAAAAATCCTCATTATTTAGAAATGGTTGCTGAAGGTATCGCTAAGGGAGTAGAATCTTATATGCAAACTCTAAAACTTTCTCAGAACTTCCATGGCAAAACCTCTTAA
- the proB gene encoding glutamate 5-kinase — MDRQARLKKVLKNVKRMVVKVGSAVITKQDEGLNYEVLENLVYQLQKKVKEGYKVALVSSGAIACGRAKLKFYKKPLALCEKQALASIGQAALIQAYENLFNQYGIFVSQILLTAEDLSLRERYLNAKKTFETLLKWGILPIVNENDTVTTEGIRFSDNDTLSALVAGTIEADLLVILSDIDALYKEDPRENPQAEKISEVFRVDETIFKMAGKKPGSLGRGGMYSKLLAAKMANSMGIPVVLLSGKEPFILEKFWGGQEIGTIFWPEERKLSMRKLWIKYYIKPEGRIYIDEGAEKALLEKGKSLLLPGIQKIEGEFPKGACVECLNQKGEIIAKGLTAFSSYDLQNLLSSDERPNKEVIHRDNLVILSS, encoded by the coding sequence ATGGATAGACAAGCCAGACTAAAAAAAGTTTTAAAAAATGTAAAAAGGATGGTAGTAAAGGTTGGTAGTGCGGTAATTACCAAACAGGATGAGGGATTAAACTATGAAGTTTTAGAAAACTTGGTTTATCAGCTTCAGAAAAAGGTTAAAGAGGGGTATAAGGTAGCTCTGGTTTCGTCAGGTGCGATTGCCTGTGGAAGGGCAAAGTTAAAGTTTTATAAAAAGCCTCTTGCTCTTTGTGAAAAACAGGCCTTGGCATCTATAGGACAGGCGGCTTTAATTCAGGCTTATGAAAACCTTTTTAATCAATACGGTATTTTTGTGTCTCAAATTCTTCTTACTGCAGAAGACCTATCTCTGAGGGAACGCTACCTTAACGCCAAAAAAACCTTTGAGACCTTGCTTAAATGGGGGATACTTCCTATAGTTAATGAAAACGATACAGTTACGACAGAAGGGATAAGATTTAGTGATAACGATACCCTTTCTGCTTTGGTTGCAGGAACCATCGAGGCAGACCTTTTGGTTATCCTTTCAGACATAGATGCCCTTTATAAGGAGGACCCAAGAGAAAACCCCCAGGCTGAAAAGATATCTGAGGTGTTTAGAGTAGATGAGACGATTTTTAAGATGGCAGGTAAAAAACCTGGAAGTCTAGGAAGGGGAGGGATGTATTCAAAGTTGCTGGCAGCTAAGATGGCAAACTCTATGGGCATTCCTGTGGTTCTTCTCTCAGGTAAGGAACCTTTTATTTTGGAAAAGTTTTGGGGAGGCCAAGAGATAGGTACCATCTTTTGGCCTGAAGAAAGAAAACTCAGCATGAGAAAACTTTGGATAAAATACTACATCAAACCAGAAGGTAGGATTTATATAGATGAAGGGGCTGAAAAGGCCTTATTAGAAAAAGGAAAAAGTCTACTTTTACCAGGGATTCAAAAGATAGAAGGAGAATTCCCAAAGGGTGCCTGTGTAGAATGTTTAAACCAGAAAGGAGAAATCATAGCCAAAGGCCTTACTGCATTTTCTTCCTATGATTTGCAAAATCTTCTCTCCTCTGATGAAAGACCTAACAAAGAGGTAATCCATAGAGATAATTTAGTAATCCTTAGCTCTTAA